The Pygocentrus nattereri isolate fPygNat1 chromosome 2, fPygNat1.pri, whole genome shotgun sequence genome has a window encoding:
- the tnfsf10l gene encoding TNF superfamily member 10, like isoform X2 gives MATQNNQDYFRSVSSESTTYMMVPANTRRESPSKLWIAMVVIVVVVLQIASTTGLFVYLNMSLSHVKSQGVTEELRCLGLLNALDKNRDIPEDLAQLFGEPCIKLAEGIKAYISKVTENIISKHTLQARTMPRTYNTTGSKFVTQRPSAHLTLSSLQGITPLYPNPQPDLHQSCRHPVRSWANQSFGAHLHNMTLANGRLRVPQDGRYYLYAQVYFRYPSPSEGEQHSTSHQLVQCIYKKTSYLRPIQLLKGVGTKCWAPDAEYALHSVYQGGLFELRAGDEVFVSVSSPSMVHGEDSSSYFGAFRLDL, from the exons ATGGCCACTCAGAACAACCAGGATTACTTCAGGTCGGTCAGCAGCGAGTCCACCACTTACATGATGGTGCCGGCGAACACCCGAAGAGAGTCGCCGTCCAAACTGTGGATTGCCATGGTGGTGATCGTGGTGGTGGTCCTGCAGATAGCCTCCACCACGGGACTCTTCGTCTACCTAAACATGTCCTTATCCCAC GTGAAGAGCCAGGGAGTAACAGAGGAACTGCGATGCCTGGGATTGCTCAATGCCCTGGACAAAAACAGGGACATCCCCGAGGATCTGGCCCAGCTGTTCGGAGAACCCTGCATTAAACTGGCTGAAGGCATCAAGGCCTACATCTCAAAG GTCACAGAGAATATCATCTCCAAACACACATTACAAG CAAGAACCATGCCACGCACTTACAACACAACAGGGTCAAAATTTGTGACACAGAGGCCGTCAGCCCACCTAACCCTCAGCAGCCTACAAG GTATAACCCCTCTGTATCCCAACCCCCAGCCAGACCTGCACCAGTCCTGCCGCCACCCTGTGCGCTCCTGGGCCAACCAGAGCTTTGGGGCGCACCTCCACAACATGACGCTGGCCAACGGGCGTCTACGTGTGCCTCAGGACGGCCGCTACTACCTGTACGCTCAAGTGTACTTCCGCTATCCATCGCCCAGTGAGGGCGAGCAGCACAGCACCAGCCACCAGCTGGTCCAGTGCATCTATAAGAAGACCTCCTACCTGAGGCCCATCCAGCTGCTGAAGGGTGTGGGCACCAAATGCTGGGCACCGGATGCTGAGTACGCCCTGCACTCAGTGTACCAGGGGGGTCTGTTTGAGCTCCGTGCTGGGGACGAGGTGTTTGTGTCCGTTTCTTCTCCATCCATGGTGCATGGGGAGGACTCCTCCAGCTACTTCGGAGCTTTCCGTCTGGACCTGTGA
- the tnfsf10l gene encoding TNF superfamily member 10, like isoform X1: MATQNNQDYFRSVSSESTTYMMVPANTRRESPSKLWIAMVVIVVVVLQIASTTGLFVYLNMSLSHVKSQGVTEELRCLGLLNALDKNRDIPEDLAQLFGEPCIKLAEGIKAYISKVTENIISKHTLQEARTMPRTYNTTGSKFVTQRPSAHLTLSSLQGITPLYPNPQPDLHQSCRHPVRSWANQSFGAHLHNMTLANGRLRVPQDGRYYLYAQVYFRYPSPSEGEQHSTSHQLVQCIYKKTSYLRPIQLLKGVGTKCWAPDAEYALHSVYQGGLFELRAGDEVFVSVSSPSMVHGEDSSSYFGAFRLDL, from the exons ATGGCCACTCAGAACAACCAGGATTACTTCAGGTCGGTCAGCAGCGAGTCCACCACTTACATGATGGTGCCGGCGAACACCCGAAGAGAGTCGCCGTCCAAACTGTGGATTGCCATGGTGGTGATCGTGGTGGTGGTCCTGCAGATAGCCTCCACCACGGGACTCTTCGTCTACCTAAACATGTCCTTATCCCAC GTGAAGAGCCAGGGAGTAACAGAGGAACTGCGATGCCTGGGATTGCTCAATGCCCTGGACAAAAACAGGGACATCCCCGAGGATCTGGCCCAGCTGTTCGGAGAACCCTGCATTAAACTGGCTGAAGGCATCAAGGCCTACATCTCAAAG GTCACAGAGAATATCATCTCCAAACACACATTACAAG AAGCAAGAACCATGCCACGCACTTACAACACAACAGGGTCAAAATTTGTGACACAGAGGCCGTCAGCCCACCTAACCCTCAGCAGCCTACAAG GTATAACCCCTCTGTATCCCAACCCCCAGCCAGACCTGCACCAGTCCTGCCGCCACCCTGTGCGCTCCTGGGCCAACCAGAGCTTTGGGGCGCACCTCCACAACATGACGCTGGCCAACGGGCGTCTACGTGTGCCTCAGGACGGCCGCTACTACCTGTACGCTCAAGTGTACTTCCGCTATCCATCGCCCAGTGAGGGCGAGCAGCACAGCACCAGCCACCAGCTGGTCCAGTGCATCTATAAGAAGACCTCCTACCTGAGGCCCATCCAGCTGCTGAAGGGTGTGGGCACCAAATGCTGGGCACCGGATGCTGAGTACGCCCTGCACTCAGTGTACCAGGGGGGTCTGTTTGAGCTCCGTGCTGGGGACGAGGTGTTTGTGTCCGTTTCTTCTCCATCCATGGTGCATGGGGAGGACTCCTCCAGCTACTTCGGAGCTTTCCGTCTGGACCTGTGA